From a region of the Deinococcus aquiradiocola genome:
- a CDS encoding ABC transporter substrate-binding protein translates to MKLPGTFVCLTALLAGMAGAQQVNLRFSTWAGGDGLALLQQLSKEYSAQNPGVQVTVEVTPFADYGRKLAIQVASGDAPDVGWLAERDVPTFLGSKAVLDLSAELSRDKAFNLADFPLSTLSLWKRGSAVYGVPFSNSPLVLFYNKDLFQAAGVKDPLLQYSQATWDYAHFQQASKAIKDKTGAFGARVMRLDPKAWAGGLLAVAWSQGGGVYDKAMKCQLDAPGTVSAFQLASNMMFKDASMPRPGDQTAFESGRIGMYFDNLSYSAQLKDAKFRWGVSPLPKGTAGRVTQLGQAGYVVFSKSRNQAEAVKFLKFLASAQTMARTARFFPPPRLSILKSAAYLSSNPAIPASTLKTAVVAQLPSARVLVTGTDWLRANDAITSGLDRVFQANANIPAVLDDLCKQIDGF, encoded by the coding sequence ATGAAACTGCCCGGAACGTTCGTCTGCCTGACCGCTCTTCTCGCCGGAATGGCCGGCGCACAGCAGGTCAACCTTCGTTTCAGCACCTGGGCTGGTGGCGATGGCCTGGCCCTGCTGCAGCAGTTGTCGAAGGAATACAGTGCCCAGAACCCTGGGGTGCAGGTGACTGTCGAGGTCACCCCCTTTGCCGACTACGGCCGGAAACTCGCGATTCAGGTGGCGTCCGGAGACGCGCCTGATGTCGGGTGGCTTGCCGAGCGTGACGTCCCCACCTTCCTGGGCAGCAAGGCCGTGCTGGACCTCTCGGCGGAGCTCAGCAGGGACAAAGCCTTTAATCTGGCAGATTTTCCCCTGAGTACCCTGTCCCTCTGGAAGCGTGGCAGCGCCGTGTACGGCGTGCCGTTCAGCAACTCGCCGCTGGTGCTCTTCTACAACAAGGACCTGTTTCAGGCGGCCGGCGTCAAGGATCCCCTGCTGCAGTACAGTCAGGCCACCTGGGACTACGCGCACTTCCAGCAGGCGAGCAAGGCCATTAAGGACAAGACTGGGGCCTTCGGCGCGCGGGTGATGCGCCTCGATCCGAAGGCTTGGGCCGGCGGGCTCCTCGCCGTGGCGTGGTCACAGGGCGGTGGCGTCTACGACAAGGCCATGAAGTGCCAGCTCGATGCCCCCGGGACTGTGAGTGCCTTCCAGCTGGCGAGCAACATGATGTTCAAGGACGCCAGCATGCCGCGGCCCGGCGATCAGACGGCGTTCGAGAGCGGCCGGATCGGAATGTACTTCGATAACCTCAGCTACAGCGCGCAACTCAAGGACGCGAAATTCAGGTGGGGCGTGTCGCCTCTTCCCAAGGGCACGGCAGGCCGGGTCACCCAGCTCGGCCAGGCGGGGTACGTGGTGTTCTCGAAGAGCCGCAATCAGGCCGAGGCCGTGAAGTTCCTGAAATTCCTCGCCTCGGCGCAGACCATGGCCAGGACTGCCAGATTCTTTCCGCCGCCCCGGCTGAGCATCCTGAAGAGCGCCGCGTATCTCAGCAGCAACCCGGCCATTCCAGCGAGCACCCTGAAGACTGCGGTGGTCGCCCAGCTGCCGAGCGCCCGGGTGCTGGTGACCGGTACCGACTGGCTCCGGGCGAACGACGCCATCACGAGTGGCCTCGACCGGGTCTTCCAGGCGAACGCCAACATCCCCGCGGTCCTGGACGATCTCTGCAAGCAGATCGACGGATTCTGA
- a CDS encoding FAD-dependent oxidoreductase, translating into MTEFHADLLIIGAGLGGVAASLSGLRLGRSVLLTEETDWIGGQLTAQAVPPDESLWIEESGCTASYRALREGIRRYYRQHYPLTPEAHIDPHLNPGAGNVSRLCHEPRVAVAVLEGMLAPYLSSGQLRLMLNTRPVSATTDGDRVTSVQAEHQPTGTRLDLSGAYVLDATETGELLELAGIEHVIGAESQNQTGEPHALAVADPLNQQAISWCFAMDHTEGADYTIPKPAGYDGWRTYRPACWPTPQLSWTYPHPITLQPVTRDLFSNPVETPHGGDLWHYRRIVARRQFTDAAARQDITVVNWPQIDYLPGPILGVSAQERERHLQGARDLSLSLLYWMQTEAPRHDGRTGGYPGLRLRGDVTGTAEGHGLAKSAYIREARRIQAEFTVLEQHVGVEARGHLVGAEVFPDSVGVGQYRIDLHPSTRGRNYVDVASWPFQIPLGALIPVRAENLLPSGKSLGVTHITNGCYRLHPVEWNIGEAAGALAAFCMNEKHVPRQVRASADLTRDFQRLLTDRLGFQLQWPEALRVQPSPGF; encoded by the coding sequence TTGACCGAGTTCCATGCAGATCTCCTCATCATCGGTGCCGGTCTCGGCGGAGTCGCTGCCTCCCTGTCCGGGCTGCGTCTCGGCCGGAGCGTGCTCCTCACCGAGGAAACAGACTGGATTGGCGGTCAGCTCACCGCCCAGGCAGTTCCGCCCGACGAGAGCCTCTGGATTGAGGAGAGTGGCTGCACCGCCAGTTACCGCGCCCTCCGCGAAGGGATTCGGCGTTACTACCGTCAGCACTACCCACTCACGCCGGAAGCGCACATCGACCCTCACCTCAACCCGGGTGCGGGAAACGTCAGCCGCCTGTGTCACGAGCCCCGCGTGGCCGTGGCGGTGCTCGAGGGCATGCTGGCGCCATACCTCAGCAGCGGCCAGCTGCGCCTGATGCTGAATACCCGTCCGGTGTCGGCCACGACCGACGGGGACCGGGTCACCAGCGTGCAGGCCGAACACCAGCCGACCGGCACCCGGCTGGACCTGAGCGGCGCTTACGTGCTCGACGCCACCGAGACGGGCGAACTGCTGGAACTCGCCGGCATCGAGCATGTCATCGGGGCCGAAAGCCAGAACCAGACCGGTGAACCGCATGCCCTCGCTGTGGCTGACCCGCTCAACCAGCAGGCCATCAGCTGGTGCTTTGCCATGGACCACACCGAGGGCGCGGACTACACCATCCCGAAACCTGCTGGGTACGACGGCTGGCGGACCTACCGGCCAGCGTGCTGGCCGACCCCGCAGTTGAGCTGGACGTACCCGCACCCCATCACTCTGCAGCCGGTTACCCGTGACCTGTTCTCCAACCCTGTCGAGACCCCGCACGGCGGCGACCTGTGGCACTACCGGCGGATCGTGGCCCGGCGGCAGTTCACCGACGCCGCGGCACGTCAGGACATCACGGTCGTCAACTGGCCACAGATCGACTACCTGCCCGGACCCATCCTCGGGGTCTCCGCCCAGGAACGCGAACGGCACCTGCAGGGTGCACGGGACCTGAGCCTGAGCCTGCTGTACTGGATGCAGACCGAAGCGCCGCGTCACGACGGCCGGACGGGCGGGTACCCTGGACTCCGGTTGCGCGGCGATGTCACCGGCACAGCTGAAGGACACGGGCTGGCGAAAAGTGCCTACATCCGTGAGGCCCGGCGCATCCAGGCGGAATTCACGGTCCTCGAACAGCACGTCGGGGTGGAGGCCCGCGGCCACCTCGTCGGCGCGGAAGTCTTTCCCGACAGCGTCGGTGTCGGACAGTACCGGATTGACCTGCACCCCAGTACCCGCGGGCGGAATTACGTCGACGTGGCGAGCTGGCCCTTTCAGATTCCGCTCGGCGCGCTGATCCCGGTCCGGGCCGAGAACCTGCTCCCGTCCGGCAAATCGTTGGGCGTCACGCACATCACCAACGGCTGTTACCGTCTTCATCCGGTGGAGTGGAACATCGGAGAGGCAGCCGGAGCGCTCGCAGCCTTCTGCATGAACGAAAAACACGTGCCTCGACAGGTCCGGGCCTCAGCGGACCTCACCCGGGACTTCCAGCGCCTGCTGACAGACCGGCTCGGCTTCCAGTTGCAGTGGCCGGAGGCGCTGCGGGTTCAGCCGTCACCCGGCTTCTGA
- a CDS encoding tetratricopeptide repeat protein, giving the protein MTRSSSDPVLPLYLDVYALTQAGAFQQALDLLDAATVRQPRHHHRQRGYALHNLYRYEEAHREMSDALTHCEGNARGSVFADWAVMYMREQRYEEGYTCYHQALALLTHPEARAQALYNLGWTHLRRGHPQHALQYLEEALTLIRRSRDADARWWLTFVRCGLALHARLTGNWTLALQRAAQAVREAEPGRAEVFALHTLASTQRLHGDLETAALTQARAVRHAGEGQATLTETLHDQLIALQRARHAGTPHDPRTLRDLIPSAAPYDAWRGRLYLAQHALDTGGPAEALVTLRAALDVQEPYVLLDEAPALKDLYTFGRSHGLDLPTATPPLDPHLHLTVRGAAALSLDGHRLPAEEVLPVGVLLYLHLEGPATPETLARALIDLGDDELNRGKNRVRAALKDLAYWTGSDEIVQRSGRTYLLHPAWTVTSDVATTGPGRVLAELYGPWTARFHTD; this is encoded by the coding sequence ATGACCCGTTCATCCAGCGACCCGGTGCTGCCCCTCTACCTCGACGTCTACGCCCTCACCCAGGCCGGTGCGTTCCAGCAGGCCCTCGACCTGCTGGACGCGGCCACCGTCCGGCAGCCCCGTCACCACCACCGCCAGCGCGGGTACGCCCTCCACAACCTGTACCGGTACGAGGAAGCGCACCGCGAGATGTCGGACGCCCTCACCCACTGCGAAGGCAACGCGCGCGGCTCGGTGTTCGCCGACTGGGCCGTGATGTACATGCGCGAACAACGCTACGAGGAAGGCTACACCTGCTACCACCAGGCGCTCGCCCTCCTCACCCACCCGGAAGCGCGGGCCCAGGCGCTGTACAACCTCGGCTGGACCCACCTGAGACGCGGCCACCCCCAGCACGCCCTGCAGTACCTCGAGGAAGCCCTCACCCTGATCCGCCGTTCCCGGGACGCCGACGCCCGCTGGTGGCTCACCTTCGTCCGCTGTGGACTCGCCCTGCACGCCCGGCTGACCGGAAACTGGACCCTGGCACTGCAGCGGGCCGCCCAGGCCGTCCGCGAAGCCGAGCCGGGCCGCGCCGAAGTGTTCGCGCTGCACACGCTGGCCTCCACCCAGCGGCTGCACGGCGACCTGGAGACCGCCGCCCTCACACAGGCCCGGGCCGTCCGGCACGCCGGGGAAGGACAGGCCACCCTCACCGAAACACTGCACGACCAGCTCATCGCCCTCCAGCGGGCCCGACACGCGGGCACACCCCACGACCCCCGGACACTGCGGGACCTCATCCCTTCGGCCGCGCCGTACGACGCCTGGCGCGGCCGACTGTACCTCGCGCAGCACGCGCTCGACACGGGCGGACCCGCCGAGGCGCTCGTCACGCTGCGGGCCGCCCTCGACGTCCAGGAACCGTACGTGCTGCTCGACGAGGCGCCCGCCCTGAAGGACCTCTACACCTTCGGCCGGTCGCACGGCCTCGACCTGCCCACCGCCACCCCCCCCCTCGACCCGCACCTCCACCTCACCGTGCGCGGCGCCGCCGCCCTCAGCCTCGACGGTCACCGCCTGCCGGCCGAAGAGGTCCTGCCGGTCGGGGTGCTGCTGTACCTGCACCTCGAGGGACCAGCCACCCCCGAGACCCTCGCCCGCGCCCTGATCGACCTCGGCGACGACGAACTGAACCGCGGCAAGAACCGCGTCCGGGCCGCCCTCAAGGACCTCGCGTACTGGACCGGCAGCGACGAGATCGTGCAGCGCTCCGGCAGGACGTACCTCCTCCACCCGGCCTGGACCGTCACGAGCGACGTGGCCACCACCGGACCGGGCCGGGTCCTGGCCGAACTCTACGGCCCCTGGACCGCCCGGTTCCACACCGACTGA
- a CDS encoding reverse transcriptase domain-containing protein: MTNVPPDRPPVALLTLDRAVTLHHLRVAWQATAARAPRPGPDGETVQLWSIDAETRLQRLLLDVHSGRYRPRAAWRVWVPREHGPPRGVVALSVADRVVEGAVLSGLRGTLEAQLPPTAYAYRPGHGALQAVQAILQSGQRQPWAVRGDVEQCFDSIPHDGLLTAMSAVLDAPLLTLLRALLSRPVVERGLTVRTERGVPQGSLLAPLLANWYLRPFDAAVTVAGGTLVRYADDFVIASGTPAEAGQLAGVAAQALAQLDLRLNAGKTRIVSVQEGYEFLGFQFRAGDVRIAPRRLDDFRAQVQGTLGVDVAVPVDDARLRAVNDLIRGWQAYFRLGSVHEDHRALDTWLAETYPHLRSRLARFSPGVVGRSVTPAPGQYTVRPAASRSAARPAPTPLPALTRAALQELAHVTSALAHPAYRAAAQVAAREQAGAVNAGSTLIAVQAAHRTVWGPHAPGVRQAALQLLVQEAQDALAGAGLSRPVSVALAPALADLLAPRTLDAHLGDLTSSGWPVPLAFTRRLDASLGGPLTARVLLHREAFTLARASLEGRTYVPWRRP, encoded by the coding sequence ATGACGAACGTGCCTCCCGACCGTCCACCCGTGGCCCTCCTGACCCTGGACCGGGCCGTGACGCTGCACCACCTTCGGGTGGCGTGGCAGGCGACCGCGGCCCGGGCTCCCAGGCCGGGGCCGGACGGGGAGACGGTGCAGTTGTGGTCCATCGACGCCGAGACGCGGCTGCAGCGCCTGCTGCTGGACGTGCACTCGGGCCGGTACCGCCCGCGGGCCGCGTGGCGCGTGTGGGTGCCGCGCGAGCACGGCCCGCCGCGGGGGGTGGTGGCCCTGTCCGTCGCGGACCGGGTGGTGGAAGGTGCGGTCCTGTCGGGCCTGCGCGGCACGCTGGAAGCGCAGCTCCCCCCGACCGCGTACGCGTACCGGCCGGGTCACGGGGCCCTCCAGGCCGTGCAGGCGATCCTGCAGTCCGGGCAGCGGCAACCGTGGGCTGTGCGTGGAGACGTGGAGCAGTGCTTCGACTCGATCCCGCATGACGGGCTCCTCACGGCGATGTCGGCCGTGCTGGACGCGCCGCTCCTCACCCTCCTGCGCGCCCTGCTGTCCCGCCCGGTCGTCGAGCGGGGCCTGACGGTCAGGACCGAGCGGGGCGTCCCACAGGGCAGCCTGCTCGCCCCGCTCCTCGCGAACTGGTACCTGCGGCCCTTCGATGCGGCAGTCACGGTCGCTGGCGGCACGCTCGTCCGGTACGCGGACGACTTCGTGATCGCGAGCGGCACCCCCGCCGAGGCGGGGCAGCTGGCAGGCGTGGCCGCGCAGGCGCTCGCGCAGCTTGACCTGCGCCTGAACGCCGGCAAGACCCGGATCGTTTCGGTGCAGGAGGGGTACGAGTTCCTGGGGTTCCAGTTCCGTGCGGGAGACGTCCGGATCGCGCCGCGTCGCCTCGACGACTTCCGTGCGCAGGTGCAGGGCACGCTCGGGGTGGACGTCGCGGTCCCGGTGGACGACGCGCGCCTGCGTGCCGTGAACGACCTCATCCGGGGCTGGCAGGCGTACTTCCGGCTCGGCAGCGTCCACGAGGACCACCGGGCGCTCGACACGTGGCTCGCGGAGACGTACCCGCACCTGCGCTCCCGCCTCGCCCGTTTCAGCCCCGGCGTGGTCGGCCGCTCCGTGACGCCCGCACCCGGGCAGTACACGGTCCGGCCCGCCGCGTCCCGCTCTGCCGCACGGCCTGCCCCCACGCCCCTGCCGGCCCTGACGCGTGCGGCCCTGCAGGAACTCGCGCACGTCACGTCGGCCCTCGCGCACCCGGCGTACCGGGCGGCCGCGCAGGTCGCTGCGCGCGAACAGGCCGGGGCAGTGAACGCCGGTTCCACCCTGATCGCCGTGCAGGCCGCGCACCGCACCGTGTGGGGCCCGCACGCGCCCGGCGTCCGGCAGGCCGCGCTGCAACTGCTCGTGCAGGAAGCGCAGGACGCGCTGGCAGGCGCGGGCCTGAGCCGCCCCGTCAGCGTGGCGCTCGCGCCTGCCCTGGCGGACCTGCTCGCACCAAGGACCCTGGACGCGCACCTGGGCGACCTGACATCCTCCGGGTGGCCCGTTCCGCTCGCCTTCACACGCCGACTCGACGCCTCGCTCGGCGGTCCGCTCACCGCGCGCGTCCTGCTGCACCGGGAAGCGTTCACGCTCGCCCGCGCGTCCCTGGAAGGCCGGACGTACGTTCCCTGGCGCAGGCCGTGA
- the cas1 gene encoding CRISPR-associated endonuclease Cas1, with product MQRQGTVLGVLGGTLRLTLHGEELARFPADLVEEVLLFGGVSVTTPALRDLLSRGAALHYLTMGGRHLGSLHAGLEGHAGLLRAQVNAERPDLQWPQARAVLHAKLHNTRAVLRRWQTRQPHPALAHAVQAHTDTLSALDTPDPLAPPTLLGLEGTAAATYFAALAATLPAAWGFHGRARRPPPDPVNALLSFGYSVLHAAVLSDIQRVGLHPGFAVLHAPHGRRPVLALDLMEPHRAALVDRTVLACINRHLLNTSHFEASSEGVRLNADGRRRFLTELNARLSAPVGRTGPTYRDLLTRNVRRYAEAVRAGRVYTPDLLR from the coding sequence ATGCAACGCCAGGGTACGGTGCTCGGCGTGCTGGGCGGCACGCTCCGCCTGACGCTGCACGGCGAGGAACTCGCACGCTTCCCGGCCGACCTGGTTGAGGAAGTCCTGCTGTTCGGCGGGGTGAGCGTCACCACGCCCGCGCTGCGCGATCTGCTGTCCCGCGGGGCCGCCCTGCACTACCTCACGATGGGCGGCCGCCACCTCGGGAGCCTGCACGCCGGACTGGAGGGGCACGCGGGCCTCCTGCGCGCGCAGGTGAACGCCGAACGTCCGGACCTGCAGTGGCCGCAGGCGCGCGCCGTGCTGCACGCCAAACTGCACAACACCCGCGCCGTCCTGAGGCGCTGGCAGACCCGGCAGCCGCACCCCGCCCTGGCCCACGCCGTCCAGGCGCACACCGACACCCTGAGCGCCCTGGACACCCCGGACCCGCTGGCCCCGCCCACCCTGCTGGGCCTGGAAGGCACGGCGGCCGCCACGTACTTCGCGGCGCTCGCCGCCACCCTCCCCGCAGCGTGGGGCTTCCACGGCCGGGCCCGCCGCCCCCCGCCCGACCCGGTCAATGCCCTGCTGTCCTTCGGGTACAGCGTCCTGCACGCCGCTGTCCTCAGCGACATTCAACGCGTGGGCCTGCATCCGGGCTTCGCGGTCCTGCACGCCCCGCACGGCCGCAGGCCCGTGTTGGCCCTCGACCTGATGGAACCGCACCGTGCGGCCCTCGTGGACCGGACGGTCCTCGCCTGCATCAACCGCCACCTGCTGAACACCAGCCACTTCGAGGCGTCCAGCGAAGGCGTCCGCCTGAACGCCGACGGACGCCGGCGCTTCCTGACCGAACTGAATGCCCGCCTGAGCGCCCCCGTCGGCCGGACCGGCCCCACGTACCGCGACCTGCTGACCCGCAACGTGCGCCGGTACGCCGAAGCCGTCCGTGCCGGACGCGTGTACACGCCGGACCTGCTGCGGTGA
- the csx2 gene encoding TIGR02221 family CRISPR-associated protein: MLTVRGAAGVHLQVDRRRVQGGSALILSFLGAGSYLSTSYRWGDHPAVTTPLFVAAVSAWFPEEEVVVLCSPKARERNAGVLREALPNARLVEIPNGETDEENWDLFQIISETVPEGERVVFDVTHGFRSMPLVGVLTLAYLRAARAVQVRHVLYGAFLADRSAGEATPAFDLTPFVRLLDWAEAAGRFGETGDARKLTQLMMDVRSPLNAAARHMKLLSEALSYNRHVDIGGAATDVLEALREVQRQEVRPHQRPFRLVVEQVERTVAPLAVERSAGGLEVLQGLYRRVMWYAERDHYVQAVSLAREWMLQAFIWFSTGDIDLGVGTQESASRFLSSLERAEREPRAAGDEVPVAFVRPPEGFLEVWAGISRDRDVASHHGVSAEEVRSGPAAFTVPPVEFLGLWKTLSEHRNDLAHHGVRVSSSRTARVRDESRRSALLTPGSSRIRQLGEVAALLGIEV; this comes from the coding sequence GTGCTGACCGTTCGTGGTGCGGCGGGTGTTCACCTACAGGTGGACCGCAGGCGGGTCCAAGGAGGGAGTGCGTTGATTCTTTCGTTTCTGGGTGCCGGGAGTTATTTGAGTACGTCGTACCGTTGGGGGGATCATCCTGCGGTCACGACGCCGTTGTTCGTGGCGGCGGTGTCGGCATGGTTCCCTGAGGAGGAGGTCGTGGTGCTGTGTTCCCCGAAGGCGCGTGAGCGCAATGCGGGAGTGCTGCGGGAGGCGTTGCCGAACGCGAGGCTGGTGGAGATCCCGAACGGGGAGACGGACGAGGAGAACTGGGACCTGTTTCAGATCATCAGTGAGACGGTGCCGGAGGGGGAGCGCGTCGTGTTCGACGTGACGCACGGGTTCCGTTCGATGCCGCTGGTGGGCGTGCTGACGCTGGCGTACCTGCGGGCGGCGCGGGCGGTGCAGGTGCGGCACGTGCTGTACGGTGCGTTTCTGGCGGATCGGTCGGCGGGGGAGGCGACGCCGGCGTTCGATCTGACGCCGTTCGTGCGGCTGCTCGACTGGGCGGAGGCGGCGGGGCGGTTCGGGGAGACGGGGGACGCGCGGAAGCTCACGCAGTTGATGATGGACGTGCGTTCGCCGTTGAACGCGGCGGCGCGGCACATGAAGCTGCTGTCGGAGGCGTTGTCGTACAACCGGCACGTGGACATCGGTGGGGCGGCGACGGACGTGCTGGAGGCGTTGCGGGAGGTGCAGCGGCAGGAGGTGCGGCCGCATCAGCGTCCGTTCCGGCTGGTGGTGGAGCAGGTAGAGCGGACGGTGGCGCCGTTGGCGGTGGAGCGTTCGGCGGGCGGGCTGGAGGTGCTGCAGGGCCTGTACCGCCGGGTGATGTGGTACGCGGAGCGGGACCATTACGTGCAGGCGGTGTCGCTGGCGCGGGAGTGGATGCTGCAGGCGTTCATCTGGTTCAGTACGGGCGACATCGATCTGGGTGTCGGGACGCAGGAGAGCGCGTCGCGGTTCCTGTCGTCGCTGGAGCGGGCGGAGCGTGAGCCGAGGGCGGCGGGGGATGAGGTGCCGGTGGCGTTCGTCCGGCCGCCGGAGGGGTTTCTGGAGGTGTGGGCGGGGATTTCCAGGGACCGGGATGTCGCCTCGCATCACGGGGTGAGTGCGGAGGAGGTCCGGTCCGGTCCGGCGGCGTTCACGGTGCCGCCCGTGGAGTTTCTGGGGTTGTGGAAGACGCTGTCGGAGCACCGGAATGACCTGGCGCATCATGGGGTGAGGGTCAGCAGCAGTCGGACGGCGCGGGTGCGGGACGAGAGTCGGCGGTCGGCGTTGCTGACGCCGGGGTCGTCGCGGATCCGGCAGCTCGGTGAGGTGGCGGCGTTGCTGGGCATCGAGGTCTGA
- a CDS encoding carbohydrate ABC transporter permease, whose translation MNLPAPDSAVRPPQRPWTLLLYLMLALISLPFLLPIVWMLLSSLKSSAAIFGNPFQLTAGDLRLQNFADVFSNYPFARQYLNSLSILLITVPVTLLLSALAGYGFARLRFPGRDAAFLLTLTAMMVPSEMTAVPQFLIFKTLGLTNTHIPIVVLQVFSATGALAVFLMRQHFITLPRELDEAGRVDGLGYWGVFWHLLLPLSRPALATVAIFALLNSWNDYFNPLIYLNDERLMTLPLALQRFTDPLGGVYWNLTLTAGVLVALPVLAAFLLAQKQFIESLAASGTKG comes from the coding sequence TTGAACCTGCCTGCACCGGACTCGGCCGTCCGACCACCGCAGCGGCCCTGGACGCTGCTGCTGTACCTGATGCTCGCCCTGATCAGCCTGCCGTTCCTGTTGCCGATCGTATGGATGCTCCTCTCGAGTCTCAAGTCGTCCGCCGCCATCTTCGGCAATCCTTTTCAGCTGACAGCCGGGGACCTGCGCCTGCAGAACTTCGCGGACGTCTTCTCGAACTACCCGTTCGCCCGGCAGTACCTCAACAGCTTGTCCATTCTGCTGATCACCGTGCCGGTCACCCTGCTCCTGTCGGCCCTGGCCGGCTACGGCTTCGCCCGTCTGCGCTTCCCGGGCCGTGACGCGGCCTTCCTGCTGACGCTCACGGCCATGATGGTCCCGAGCGAAATGACAGCCGTCCCGCAATTTCTGATCTTCAAGACGCTCGGACTGACGAACACCCACATTCCAATCGTGGTACTGCAGGTCTTCAGCGCCACCGGCGCGCTGGCGGTGTTCCTGATGCGTCAGCACTTCATCACGCTGCCCAGGGAGCTCGACGAGGCCGGACGGGTGGATGGCCTGGGGTACTGGGGCGTGTTCTGGCACCTGCTCCTGCCCCTGTCACGACCGGCGCTCGCCACCGTCGCGATCTTCGCGCTTCTCAATTCCTGGAACGACTACTTCAACCCGCTGATCTACCTGAACGACGAGCGGCTGATGACCCTGCCGCTGGCCCTGCAGCGCTTCACCGATCCGCTCGGCGGCGTGTACTGGAACCTCACCCTGACGGCCGGTGTGCTCGTCGCTCTGCCGGTGCTCGCCGCCTTCCTCCTCGCCCAGAAGCAGTTCATCGAGAGCCTCGCCGCCAGCGGGACCAAAGGATAA
- a CDS encoding carbohydrate ABC transporter permease, giving the protein MLPYALGMLVFVLGPLIAVLAISLTNWSLLDTPKYVGAANYLKLASDRDFLSSLAVTGFFTLGILLLNITAALVLANLMNLRLPGIGAFRTVVFSPVVMPVVAWALVWKFLLQPQGPINTALQGSGMPDANLLFAPGTALGTVIVIEVLKSVGLNAVIFLSALQGLPREVLEASRLDGANRWQTYTRVILPLISPTFFLVFVITLIGALKVFTPIWVLTGGGPSNATTTLLVYMYKQGFGFFDFGYASVIAAVLFVLILVTTVLQWNLRRRLVFYEE; this is encoded by the coding sequence GTGCTGCCCTACGCGCTGGGCATGCTGGTGTTCGTGCTCGGGCCGCTGATCGCGGTCCTCGCGATCTCACTGACGAACTGGTCCCTGCTCGACACCCCGAAGTACGTGGGCGCAGCGAATTACCTCAAACTGGCCAGCGACCGCGATTTCCTCAGCAGCTTGGCTGTCACTGGATTCTTCACGCTCGGGATCCTCCTGCTCAACATCACGGCCGCCCTGGTCCTGGCGAACCTGATGAACCTGCGGCTGCCGGGCATCGGGGCCTTCCGGACCGTGGTGTTCTCGCCGGTCGTGATGCCGGTCGTGGCCTGGGCACTTGTCTGGAAGTTCCTGCTGCAGCCTCAGGGGCCCATCAACACCGCTCTCCAGGGGTCCGGGATGCCGGACGCCAACCTGCTGTTCGCGCCCGGCACGGCGCTGGGTACCGTGATCGTGATCGAGGTGCTCAAATCCGTCGGCCTGAACGCTGTGATCTTCCTGAGCGCCCTGCAGGGCCTGCCCAGGGAAGTGCTCGAAGCCAGTCGGCTGGACGGCGCGAACCGCTGGCAGACCTACACCCGGGTCATCCTGCCACTCATCTCGCCGACCTTCTTCCTGGTGTTCGTGATCACCCTGATCGGTGCCCTGAAGGTCTTCACGCCCATCTGGGTGCTGACCGGCGGCGGACCGTCGAACGCCACCACCACGTTGCTGGTCTATATGTACAAGCAGGGGTTCGGCTTCTTCGACTTCGGTTACGCCTCGGTGATCGCGGCGGTGCTCTTCGTGCTCATCCTCGTCACCACGGTCCTGCAGTGGAACCTGCGCCGTCGCCTGGTGTTCTATGAGGAGTGA